Proteins encoded by one window of Roseimicrobium gellanilyticum:
- a CDS encoding DUF1376 domain-containing protein, giving the protein MPCETQELHRDAPAFDFYCERWTHGTRHLTKVERCDYLDLLLHQWTNDGLPADLDLLARLVGYRKGSQISPLVLEKFPVAADGKRRNVRLETERVKQRDRIRSKRQGAAKTNERRWGSKAGKGRVPSQNESHSDAISSRIATRSATIERHDIESPPLTTHHPPGDPDIYLSVPPEGAGWPKTEDQCRSMAAVHGVDPEYAATVWNQHESTGDYTQKDQHGNARPILKFASYLKFRWNCRSRRNDDAKALEKTKAELRRQGMTQKAPPSAHMQSRDGGTVAAGVRASARDVRTQRSGEIPTDVSMDKVKVYRLEDCEHE; this is encoded by the coding sequence ATGCCTTGTGAAACTCAAGAACTCCATCGTGATGCGCCGGCGTTTGACTTCTACTGCGAGCGCTGGACGCACGGCACGCGGCACCTGACGAAGGTGGAACGCTGCGACTACCTGGACCTGCTGCTGCACCAGTGGACGAATGACGGCCTGCCGGCGGACCTGGATCTGCTCGCCCGGTTGGTGGGGTATCGCAAAGGCTCGCAGATATCGCCTCTGGTGCTGGAGAAATTCCCCGTGGCAGCGGATGGGAAGCGGCGGAACGTGCGGCTGGAGACGGAGCGCGTGAAGCAGCGGGACCGCATCCGCAGCAAGCGGCAGGGCGCGGCCAAGACGAACGAACGACGCTGGGGAAGCAAGGCTGGAAAGGGGCGGGTGCCATCGCAGAACGAGTCTCATAGCGATGCGATATCGAGTCGCATAGCGACTCGCTCAGCGACGATTGAGCGACACGATATCGAGTCGCCACCACTCACCACCCACCACCCACCCGGAGATCCTGATATCTATCTATCTGTACCCCCGGAGGGGGCTGGCTGGCCGAAGACAGAGGACCAATGTCGTTCCATGGCTGCAGTTCATGGAGTAGACCCGGAGTATGCGGCCACCGTCTGGAATCAACATGAGTCCACGGGCGACTACACCCAGAAAGACCAGCATGGCAATGCGAGGCCGATATTGAAGTTTGCCAGCTACCTGAAGTTCCGCTGGAACTGCCGGTCGAGAAGGAATGACGACGCCAAAGCCCTGGAAAAGACGAAGGCAGAGCTGCGGCGCCAGGGGATGACGCAGAAAGCACCGCCATCAGCGCACATGCAGAGTCGTGATGGTGGGACTGTTGCGGCCGGTGTCCGAGCATCAGCACGTGATGTGCGAACACAGCGGTCCGGTGAAATCCCGACGGATGTGAGCATGGACAAGGTGAAGGTCTATCGATTGGAGGATTGTGAGCATGAGTGA
- a CDS encoding ATP-binding protein — translation MSERLLCCSRCGGPVEGVDAMEAEALRSVFNRAPLLLCGPCEKADAEELAKKRAPRQARVPQAWPEEWPRRSIADLEHFREAPLRMARTIQKNIEANRGTFVILGDRGRGKTVMATWLAEQRRQQGQSPGVYVRSHDLFATIRRAWHPQSKEDEWAVLEHYRKTPFLVIDEFQERSESEWENRTLVNILDHRHGNILPTVLIANLSADAFGKSVGASMVDRISQTGGIVECGWGGLRG, via the coding sequence ATGAGTGAGAGGTTGTTGTGCTGTTCACGCTGTGGCGGGCCTGTGGAAGGCGTGGATGCGATGGAGGCGGAGGCCCTGCGCTCCGTCTTCAACCGCGCTCCGCTGTTGCTGTGCGGGCCTTGTGAAAAGGCGGATGCGGAAGAGCTGGCGAAGAAGCGGGCGCCACGGCAGGCTCGTGTGCCCCAGGCGTGGCCGGAGGAGTGGCCCCGGCGATCCATCGCCGACCTGGAACATTTCAGAGAGGCTCCGCTGCGCATGGCACGCACGATTCAAAAGAACATCGAGGCGAACCGTGGCACCTTCGTGATCCTCGGCGATCGTGGCCGTGGGAAGACGGTGATGGCCACTTGGCTGGCGGAGCAGCGCCGGCAGCAGGGTCAGAGCCCGGGTGTATATGTGCGCTCGCACGATCTCTTCGCCACCATCCGCCGCGCCTGGCACCCGCAGAGCAAGGAGGATGAATGGGCCGTATTGGAACATTATCGCAAAACCCCGTTCCTCGTGATCGATGAATTCCAGGAGCGCAGCGAGAGCGAGTGGGAGAACCGCACCCTGGTGAACATCCTCGACCACCGCCACGGCAACATCCTGCCGACCGTGCTGATAGCCAATCTCTCCGCCGACGCCTTCGGCAAATCCGTGGGCGCCTCCATGGTCGACCGCATCTCCCAGACCGGCGGGATCGTGGAGTGCGGGTGGGGTGGATTGAGGGGGTGA
- a CDS encoding secretin N-terminal domain-containing protein: protein MRLASLLIFTVVACASILQAAPLHDIPWKRPQDKVTISPPTGTEIQKLEAYLKAICQDEGITFVTQSLDGFKECKPPEAPSRSLLLCDLLAKNGLDGYFLKSKRKLVVYKPSPKLEKKYKLADAHAVMLKTALKSGIIGTEPVHGSDVLTLNGPQAYKDHVMETVTLLGVCLEAYVEPPKVNTAGMIPMLFPLRYARAEQESSSLRALTLTTSQSTAVAVKESAGVVQILKTILLANPVNPPAAGEPLITSDPMRNAVIIVDFESRRSYYEDLIRELDVPRHMVEITAAIVDIEVTDGLDWQSSFLIRGTQNIESREVPYRIGLNAGNRFFDTDNTGKIIGSPFDKDPPEIPAALGTGTLGLNQTTLIVGSSYAILSNIRALEQRGKAQVLSRPSVLTLDSQPARLTDQTSTVVPVAGERQSYLYKVASGLDLVVLPRIMDKEPHDPHVKPDTRQVYLGIEVGDGNVTDQELNNPNIAVATNDNRVITQAVVRNGESLLIGGRYRNEDVKNEAGIPIISKIPIVGLPFKNKRVTNNKFQRLYLITPRIIDPNNPTPLEDEKVKMALGDQMPVPEGAPTMSEVRGSNASIKEKPPTPDTNPKKKKWFAPWKIFGKRDP, encoded by the coding sequence ATGCGCCTGGCATCTCTGCTCATCTTCACCGTGGTGGCGTGTGCTTCCATCCTCCAGGCAGCTCCACTGCATGACATCCCGTGGAAGCGACCGCAGGATAAGGTGACCATCTCACCACCGACGGGAACTGAGATACAGAAGCTGGAGGCTTATCTCAAAGCTATCTGTCAGGATGAAGGCATCACATTTGTCACGCAGTCCCTCGATGGATTCAAGGAGTGCAAGCCTCCCGAGGCTCCCTCCCGCAGCCTGCTCCTGTGCGACCTCCTGGCGAAGAACGGGCTCGACGGATATTTCCTGAAGAGCAAGCGCAAGCTGGTGGTGTACAAGCCCAGCCCCAAGCTGGAGAAAAAATACAAGCTGGCGGATGCCCACGCCGTCATGCTCAAGACCGCGCTGAAGTCAGGCATCATCGGCACCGAGCCCGTGCATGGCAGCGATGTCCTGACCTTGAATGGCCCCCAGGCCTACAAGGACCACGTCATGGAGACCGTCACCCTCCTCGGCGTCTGCCTCGAAGCTTATGTGGAGCCGCCCAAGGTGAATACCGCAGGCATGATACCCATGCTCTTCCCCCTGCGCTATGCCCGCGCAGAGCAGGAGAGCAGCAGCCTGCGCGCCCTCACGCTGACCACCAGCCAGAGCACCGCAGTCGCCGTGAAGGAGAGTGCCGGTGTGGTGCAGATACTCAAGACCATCCTCCTGGCGAACCCCGTCAATCCTCCCGCCGCAGGGGAACCTCTCATCACCTCGGACCCCATGCGCAATGCGGTGATCATCGTGGATTTCGAAAGCCGCAGGAGCTACTACGAAGATCTCATCCGCGAGCTGGATGTGCCGCGCCACATGGTGGAGATCACCGCCGCGATCGTGGACATCGAGGTCACGGATGGACTCGACTGGCAGAGCAGCTTCCTGATTCGCGGCACCCAGAACATCGAGAGCCGCGAGGTGCCTTATCGCATCGGCCTCAATGCTGGGAACCGGTTCTTCGATACGGATAACACCGGAAAAATCATCGGCTCGCCCTTCGACAAGGACCCGCCCGAGATACCCGCCGCACTCGGCACCGGCACCTTGGGGCTCAATCAGACCACCCTCATCGTCGGCTCCAGCTACGCCATCCTGTCGAACATCCGCGCGCTCGAGCAGCGGGGCAAGGCGCAGGTTCTCTCCCGTCCATCCGTGCTCACCCTGGATAGCCAGCCCGCGAGATTGACGGACCAGACCAGCACCGTGGTGCCCGTGGCCGGTGAGCGGCAGTCTTATTTGTACAAGGTCGCCTCCGGCCTCGATCTCGTGGTGCTGCCCCGCATCATGGACAAGGAACCGCATGACCCCCATGTGAAGCCGGACACACGGCAGGTCTACCTCGGCATCGAAGTGGGGGATGGCAACGTCACCGACCAGGAGCTCAACAATCCCAACATTGCCGTGGCTACGAATGACAACCGCGTCATCACCCAGGCCGTGGTGCGCAATGGCGAAAGCCTCCTCATCGGCGGACGCTATCGCAATGAAGACGTGAAGAACGAAGCCGGCATCCCCATCATCAGCAAGATACCCATCGTGGGATTGCCCTTCAAAAACAAGCGGGTCACGAACAACAAATTCCAGCGCCTCTACCTCATCACCCCTCGCATCATTGATCCCAACAATCCCACCCCGCTGGAGGATGAGAAGGTGAAGATGGCCCTGGGCGACCAGATGCCCGTCCCCGAGGGCGCACCCACCATGAGTGAAGTGCGCGGCAGCAATGCCTCCATCAAGGAGAAGCCTCCCACTCCTGACACCAATCCCAAGAAGAAGAAATGGTTCGCGCCCTGGAAGATTTTTGGGAAGCGCGATCCGTGA
- a CDS encoding secretin N-terminal domain-containing protein, translated as MFSPATSTTFFLSALLVAALPCASRAQHGTPASPPPAHPPGVQIPGALPQNGQGGGGGIPGALPGAGDPATPNPSNEADPATNAPDPRMDELRTLVQGAGNLKELLVVLKSAQSDKKAFVEKIEFSKNDESLLDWRKSAFHVAWATKHGQDPRSETHVNESFAAWRDSFQPENLHQLMDRLAAEYPVRFHLSAVPSDKLPTLHFCPWEESGELYFTATDDEWKKALNVPDDKTPLNKRSNVQMEAYSDTRRRAEGHPRAMDELDGELEKLRRARLFGSYTAPAPPPEKPGGKGGRQESGVLIPGATGPAFPNHHEHVPPNDGSLSDMGRRARLMPDGSDALADDGGAGNSRVRESTLEAAPTQNDLNKGVSIGKMRMRAFQLRHASVEGQALTKTGNAATDLPAEVRIPGVAKTLVAIANKMYGAGSLKLVSSGGDANFEKALLLTEASRLLESATSADYYKPYAYSGYTGPTGTIDQLRRLDDDIRINESAQLREAASLRERANESRPIEFAGGEDQVTELLNRRGLRVSPTVEKLIPEGVLRVDPSDLIPQEATQATVFSRGQGLVGGESAAMHEAAPTQEKAPELRGAIIAERATNRIIICDLEERMPAYERIINELDVPPNLVEISATIMDINANSGVEWGVDWAGFGKEEITEAVGTASSLFDGGLPFGGIASPNGLKVLTTPAGTLGADKVFHPVGLNASTLITGTSGKLAARLQALATDGKAQVISRPVLLTVANTEALFYDNNSLLLPVPGEHNADLFKVNAPLALRIKPVVMHPKNPGEQQLILLEIEIQDDTVTGVPVDPAVATPVLPANKPTAFLSESTIYTRALVREGQSLLLGGRYRHAEQKQDGGIPLLSRIPLVGLAFKDRRNVNVKLQRLFLITPRLVKPTGPHPLGPLESLPLPEVSGAGVNDLVGDGKTSGKAVNP; from the coding sequence ATGTTCTCACCGGCGACCTCCACCACCTTCTTCCTCAGCGCGCTGCTTGTCGCGGCGCTTCCCTGTGCATCACGCGCACAGCACGGCACTCCAGCCTCGCCCCCACCTGCTCATCCTCCGGGAGTGCAGATACCGGGAGCACTGCCGCAGAACGGGCAGGGTGGTGGTGGTGGCATACCGGGAGCACTGCCAGGAGCCGGTGATCCTGCTACACCCAATCCGTCGAATGAAGCCGACCCGGCCACGAATGCTCCGGACCCGAGGATGGATGAGCTGCGGACCCTCGTGCAAGGTGCTGGCAATCTGAAGGAGCTTCTGGTCGTGCTCAAGAGCGCGCAGAGTGATAAGAAGGCATTCGTCGAGAAGATCGAATTCTCCAAGAATGATGAGTCCCTGCTCGATTGGAGGAAGTCGGCATTCCACGTCGCATGGGCGACGAAGCACGGCCAGGACCCCCGCTCTGAGACTCATGTGAATGAGTCATTCGCCGCGTGGAGGGACAGCTTCCAGCCTGAGAACCTGCACCAGCTGATGGATCGGCTGGCGGCCGAGTACCCCGTGCGGTTCCACCTGTCTGCTGTGCCATCGGACAAACTGCCCACGCTGCACTTCTGCCCCTGGGAGGAGTCTGGCGAGCTGTACTTCACCGCGACAGATGATGAGTGGAAGAAGGCGCTGAACGTTCCCGATGACAAGACGCCGCTGAACAAGCGGTCCAATGTGCAGATGGAAGCCTACTCTGACACGCGACGCCGCGCGGAGGGGCATCCCAGAGCCATGGATGAGCTCGATGGCGAGCTGGAGAAACTGCGCCGCGCCAGACTCTTCGGCTCCTACACGGCGCCCGCGCCACCCCCGGAGAAACCTGGTGGCAAAGGTGGCCGCCAGGAATCCGGTGTGCTCATCCCCGGAGCCACCGGCCCGGCCTTTCCAAATCATCACGAGCACGTGCCGCCCAACGACGGCTCCCTGAGTGACATGGGCAGGCGGGCCCGCCTCATGCCGGATGGCAGTGATGCGCTTGCCGATGACGGAGGTGCTGGAAACTCCCGCGTTCGCGAGAGCACGCTGGAGGCCGCCCCCACCCAGAATGATCTGAACAAGGGCGTGAGCATTGGCAAGATGCGCATGAGAGCCTTCCAGCTCCGCCATGCCTCCGTGGAAGGGCAGGCCCTCACCAAGACGGGGAATGCCGCTACGGACCTCCCCGCGGAAGTGCGCATCCCCGGTGTGGCCAAGACGCTCGTGGCCATTGCGAACAAGATGTACGGCGCAGGATCGCTGAAGCTCGTCTCCAGCGGAGGTGATGCCAATTTCGAAAAAGCCCTGCTGCTCACGGAAGCCTCGCGCCTGCTGGAGAGCGCCACGAGTGCGGACTACTACAAGCCATATGCCTATTCTGGATACACCGGTCCCACGGGGACGATCGACCAGCTCCGCAGGCTGGATGATGACATTCGCATCAATGAATCCGCGCAGCTGCGCGAGGCTGCCAGTCTGCGCGAGCGTGCCAATGAATCCCGGCCCATCGAGTTCGCCGGAGGCGAGGATCAAGTCACGGAACTGCTCAATAGGCGCGGCCTGCGTGTCTCACCCACGGTGGAGAAGCTGATTCCTGAGGGCGTGCTGCGTGTGGACCCGAGCGACCTCATCCCGCAGGAGGCCACCCAGGCCACGGTCTTCAGCAGGGGGCAGGGCCTGGTCGGAGGGGAGTCGGCCGCCATGCATGAGGCTGCGCCCACCCAGGAGAAGGCGCCCGAGCTGCGCGGCGCCATCATCGCGGAACGCGCTACGAACCGCATCATCATCTGCGACCTGGAAGAGCGCATGCCGGCCTACGAGCGCATCATCAATGAACTCGATGTGCCGCCCAATCTCGTGGAGATCAGCGCGACCATCATGGATATCAATGCGAACTCCGGCGTGGAGTGGGGCGTGGACTGGGCTGGATTTGGCAAGGAGGAAATCACCGAGGCCGTGGGCACGGCGAGCTCCCTCTTCGATGGCGGTCTTCCCTTCGGCGGCATCGCATCACCGAATGGATTGAAGGTCCTCACCACACCTGCGGGCACCCTGGGCGCGGACAAGGTCTTCCATCCCGTGGGGTTGAATGCCTCCACCCTCATCACTGGTACCAGCGGGAAGCTGGCCGCACGGTTGCAGGCCCTCGCGACCGACGGAAAAGCGCAGGTCATCTCGCGCCCCGTGCTGCTCACCGTGGCGAATACGGAAGCGCTCTTCTATGATAACAACTCGCTCCTCCTGCCCGTGCCCGGCGAGCACAATGCGGACCTCTTCAAGGTGAATGCGCCGCTCGCCCTCCGCATCAAGCCCGTGGTGATGCATCCCAAGAATCCCGGCGAGCAGCAGCTCATCCTGCTGGAGATCGAGATCCAGGATGACACGGTGACCGGCGTGCCGGTGGACCCCGCTGTGGCCACACCGGTGCTGCCTGCGAACAAGCCCACCGCCTTCCTTTCTGAGAGCACCATCTACACCCGCGCCCTGGTGCGTGAGGGGCAGAGCCTGCTGCTGGGCGGGCGCTATCGTCATGCCGAGCAGAAGCAGGATGGCGGCATCCCCTTGCTGAGCCGCATTCCCCTCGTGGGATTGGCCTTCAAAGACCGGCGGAATGTGAATGTGAAGCTGCAGCGCCTCTTCCTCATCACACCGCGTCTCGTGAAGCCCACAGGGCCGCATCCACTGGGGCCGCTGGAGTCCCTGCCTCTGCCGGAAGTGTCTGGCGCTGGAGTCAACGATCTCGTGGGAGATGGGAAAACCTCTGGCAAGGCTGTGAATCCCTGA
- a CDS encoding trypsin-like serine peptidase, with protein sequence MTQDPSNLHGGRMERPSEHTDGRGGRRGWQSEKLEGELPPSEGAAPVEMDARLSEIPTDIVKKVRQEVKTDVPGLEEAGNFGLENVHGDNDMQLVTETVYPWPSVAYITVERSGGGAVRGTAFYVAPRLLVTAAHCLEDEAGKATKVNVFPGLRADGSTVLPSSSAMAYRTPQGWFNNWGAHLDYGLILVPPAAAHPGAHFTLTVLADQQLWGLPTILGGYPSINNSKRLMAAGGRLGPPTATVLPHVIDSENGQSGGPTFTLSGGVAHAVGIHTTGTVEFNWALRITPTVLAEIKGWATAWGLPF encoded by the coding sequence ATGACCCAAGACCCAAGCAACCTTCACGGAGGGCGAATGGAGCGTCCCTCGGAACATACTGATGGCAGAGGCGGCAGGAGAGGATGGCAGTCGGAGAAACTCGAGGGTGAGCTGCCGCCCAGCGAAGGAGCAGCTCCGGTGGAGATGGATGCGAGATTGAGCGAGATCCCCACGGATATCGTCAAGAAGGTCAGGCAGGAGGTGAAGACTGATGTCCCCGGACTGGAGGAGGCGGGTAACTTCGGACTGGAGAACGTCCACGGGGATAATGACATGCAGCTCGTGACGGAGACGGTGTATCCGTGGCCATCCGTCGCCTATATCACCGTGGAGAGGTCGGGTGGGGGAGCGGTACGCGGTACGGCCTTTTATGTAGCTCCGCGTCTTCTGGTGACCGCAGCGCATTGCCTGGAGGATGAGGCTGGCAAAGCTACCAAGGTCAATGTGTTTCCGGGGTTGCGTGCCGATGGCTCGACGGTCCTGCCGTCCAGCAGTGCGATGGCGTACCGGACTCCACAAGGATGGTTCAACAACTGGGGTGCCCACCTTGACTATGGATTGATTCTGGTGCCTCCGGCGGCAGCGCATCCAGGTGCCCACTTCACGCTGACCGTCCTTGCAGATCAGCAGCTCTGGGGGCTTCCCACGATTCTCGGCGGATATCCCTCCATCAATAACAGCAAGCGACTCATGGCGGCGGGAGGCCGGTTGGGTCCGCCCACGGCCACGGTGCTGCCTCACGTGATTGACAGTGAGAATGGGCAGAGCGGCGGTCCCACCTTCACCCTGAGTGGAGGAGTCGCCCATGCCGTGGGCATCCACACCACAGGCACGGTGGAGTTCAACTGGGCTCTGCGCATCACTCCGACCGTTCTTGCGGAGATCAAGGGCTGGGCCACCGCGTGGGGTCTCCCGTTTTAA